The Epinephelus lanceolatus isolate andai-2023 chromosome 8, ASM4190304v1, whole genome shotgun sequence genome includes a window with the following:
- the ncoa6 gene encoding nuclear receptor coactivator 6 isoform X2 → MAHRRTPPQLSQRTEYLEHDNDSDRDSGVGEDAGEDADSCHGGTVTEEETVNKQDGRGENSGEGEDFTVFVAFQGNMEDEDFTHKLDTILSGIPNMLDMGSERLQPQHVEPWNSVRVTFNIPRDAAERLRLLAQNNQQQLRDLGILSVQIEGEGAINVAVGPNRGQEVRVNGPIGAPGQMRMEVGFPGQPGPGGVRMPNPAMVPPGPGMAGQAMVPGSSGQMHPRVPRPSSQTGSDVMDPMMPGMSVQQQQQLQHQQAGPHASGPMPPQAAHHMQALQGGRPLNPAALQQLQQQHHQQQQAQQQAQLSQLGPRPPFNPTSQMAVPPGWNQLPSGVLQPPAAQGGPAWRKPPPQAQMVQRPPSLATVQTPSHPPPPYPFGSQQAGQVFSAMGQGQLQQQQQTGVGQFAAPQPKGPQAGPGGVAGPPRPPPPLPPTSGPQGNLTAKSPGSSSSPFQQGSPGTPPMMAQRPTTPQGFPQGVGSPGRAALSQQGNMQQGFMGMPQHGQPGAQVHPGMPKRPMGFPNPNFVQGQVSASAPGTPGGGAGQQLQSSQAMTHTGAPPSASTPNSMQGPPHAQSNVMGVQSSMAGLPPGTTAGPSMGQQQPGLQTQMMGLQHQAQPVSSSPSQKVQGQGGGQTVLSRPLSQGQRGGMTPPKQMMPQQGQGVMHGQGQMVGGQGHQAMLLQQQQQQQQQQQQQNSMMEQMVANQMQGNKQAFGGKIPAGVMPGQMMRGPAPNVQGNMAQFQGQVGPQQLTPQQQQQMAQLQQQQLQQQQQHQLQQQQLQQQQQQQHQQMNQQQPQQVPIAGNPNQAIGMHGQQMRLPAGHPLIQQQLQQQQLQQQKQQQQAMLQQQQQQQQQQQQQAAQQQQAAQQHPHPLGDPNSGTGDLGVQQMVPDMQAQQQGMMGGPQHMQMGNGHFAGHGMNFNSQFPGQMQMGGPCVQPGGFPVSKDVTLTSPLLVNLLQSDISASQFGPGGKQGAGGANQAKPKKKKPARKKKPKEGDGQQQVEGLGGLDVTAGMEDSELPNLGGEQSLGLDNSSQKLPDFANRPAGFPGQPGDQRVLQQVPMQFMQQQQQQQQQQQQQQQQQQQQQQMQHMQQQQIQQQQQQQQQQMQQQQQIQQQMQQQQMQQQQQQQLQQQQQQQQQQQQMQQQQQMQQMQMQGLQNAPGQQGMTGPQTPGQGQPQMHPHQLQQQQTQQPHLQQQQQQQMMMMLKIQQEQAKNRMSIPPGGQLPPRGMGNPPEVQRLPVSQQGNVPVMISLQGHGGVPPSPDKARGMPLMVNPQLAGAARRMSHPDVGQGPQGTGSEEASAGAHLKQDRPGGPETGVQPGNGTQQMMANQGTNTHMMKQGPGPSPMPQHTGASPQQQLPSQPQQGGPMSGLHFPNVPTTSQSSRPKTPNRASPRPYHHPLTPTNRPPSTEPSEINLSPERLNASIAGLFPPKINIPLPPRQPNLNRGFDQQGLNPTTLKAIGQAPPSLTLPGNNNNGSVGGSNTNNSQQPFPTGAGGAGAKQDKQPGGQGKRASPSNSRRSSPASSRKSATPSPGRQKGTKMAISCPPPQQQLVNPQGQTMMLSPTSVPPSPVSIPSQVNVGMETQQTQCPFHGMQGNPAEGVRESQGIMTAEQRQMPQPQPQPQPLRELSAPRMASPRFPVPQQPKPELELQAGTVDRHPAHTTAMQDSEASPSLRAAPTSLNQLLDNSGIPNMPHRPIQSNTGRDVMGKDSPKSALEPERALHSNPQSTDMSAAVATTATVNESEAKPKPAVLIPTSSSNLQPVSISSSHPSTNLTSNIIPNLSQNPVVSPDKSRVSPSPNVNPTPSLCPTLSTNTNATTSVSPNQVTSSQSSPVSVVSTSSNSSSALNPATSSLKPSPSPKPVTSVHSVIQIPASSSTISPNQITVFVTSNPITSAPTPQAPTSMVSTMVAVPNKNIRPQDIRQQAPVPRPPQFLTTPVFINPIFQVPGASVTPNTTMVSQSVTMVGPIQVSTTNIQLSPAPSSTQSSGTNMTSAQPVRSAVGQIQLATSVSSSVPVGTPPAPQQINPGAPKTENLGETSSAQKPSPPVQQPSPHPSPATSSPFQPPLASPPLCSSPGAANTIRKSPMSPSPTAQVKSKSAQPAAVVSGPTDSQQSPAERPTQGPTGAVPQQVFHPPANPAIQIDALAPHTTTATAASNNITSPAASSPIPVPGQVAVPTQIVTQAPVPAPVAVSSQAQAVTSQSPVVTVVGATTGVSSATLPSTVAPIQSPVPSIVSIVAGSGSALEVTPTTSSPVANPNGVPQVQSDPPATENPMPPTAASAETTQTTPAPIQQEVPQSQEPAASEKTGEEVSTGSEQGWAKKRKTPINLVPRAAVEKPKGPSRRSSRAEKEVEEEPVADSGIRKRSARPGTSAAVKETGASPTQAKRRKSK, encoded by the exons ATGGCGCATCGACGTACCCCACCTCAGCTGTCccagaggacagagtacctggagCATGATAATGATTCCGACAGGGACTCTGGTGTTGGGGAGGATGCAGGGGAGGATGCTGACAGTTGCCATGGAGGCACCgtaacagaagaggagacagtCAACAAGCAAGATGGCAGGGGAGAAAACAGCGGGGAGGGGGAAGATTTTACGGTTTTTGTTGCATTTCAAGGGAATATGGAAGATGAGGACTTCACTCACAAACTTGACACTATCCTCAGTGGGATACCAAACATGCTTGATATGG GCTCTGAGAGGCTACAGCCACAACATGTGGAGCCGTGGAACAGTGTGCGGGTTACCTTCAACATTCCTCGGGATGCTGCAGAGCGACTCAGACTGTTGGCCCAGAAcaaccagcagcagctcagagacCTGGGGATCCTCTCTGTGCAGATCGAAG GGGAAGGGGCCATCAATGTGGCTGTGGGACCAAATAGAGGACAAGAAGTCCGAGTGAATGGACCAATTGGAGCACCTGGCCAGATGAGAATGGAGGTTGGCTTTCCAGGTCAGCCTGGTCCAG GAGGAGTAAGGATGCCTAATCCGGCAATGGTTCCCCCGGGGCCTGGCATGGCAGGTCAGGCTATGGTACCAGGCAGCAGTGGACAGATGCACCCTCGTGTTCCAAGACCATCTTCACAGACAGGTTCAG ATGTGATGGATCCAATGATGCCAGGTATGTCAgttcagcagcaacagcaacttCAGCACCAACAGGCTGGTCCCCATGCCTCAGGCCCAATGCCTCCTCAGGCTGCCCATCACATGCAGGCTCTGCAGGGTGGGAGACCACTCAACCCTGCTGctctgcagcagctacaacaacaacatcaccaACAGCAACAAGCCCAGCAGCAAGCTCAGCTCTCCCAGCTTGGACCTAGACCTCCATTCAACCCAACGAGCCAGATGGCTGTGCCTCCTGGCTGGAACCAGTTGCCCTCTGGGGTCCTCCAGCCACCAGCGGCACAAGGAGGCCCTGCCTGGAGAAAGCCCCCACCCCAAGCCCAAATGGTTCAACGTCCACCCTCCCTTGCAACAGTTCAGACTCCCAGCCACCCTCCGCCCCCTTACCCATTTGGCAGCCAGCAGGCTGGGCAGGTATTCAGTGCCATGGGTCAGGGACAAttacagcaacagcagcagacaggaGTGGGTCAGTTTGCTGCCCCCCAGCCTAAAGGCCCTCAGGCTGGCCCTGGTGGTGTCGCAGGACCGCCCAGACCCCCTCCGCCCCTTCCACCAACTTCTGGTCCGCAGGGCAACCTCACTGCCAAGTCCCCTGGTTCGTCTTCGTCTCCTTTTCAGCAGGGTTCACCAGGGACTCCTCCCATGATGGCTCAGAGACCTACAACACCACAGGGTTTCCCCCAGGGCGTTGGATCACCAGGAAGAGCAGCCCTCAGCCAACAGGGTAACATGCAACAAGGATTCATGGGAATGCCCCAGCATGGACAGCCTGGGGCCCAAGTTCACCCTG GCATGCCAAAGCGTCCCATGGGCTTTCCGAACCCAAACTTTGTCCAAGGTCAGGTGAGTGCCAGCGCTCCAGGAACCCCTGGTGGAGGAGCCGGTCAGCAGCTACAGAGCAGCCAAGCGATGACTCACACAG GAGCTCCACCATCAGCCTCCACACCTAACTCAATGCAGGGTCCACCCCATGCCCAATCCAATGTTATGGGTGTACAAAGTAGCATGGCTGGTCTGCCACCTGGTACAACTGCTGGGCCTAGTATGGGCCAGCAACAACCTGGCCTCCAGACCCAGATGATGGGCCTCCAGCATCAGGCCCAGCCCGTGTCCTCCTCCCCCAGCCAGAAGGTTCAAGGCCAAGGTGGAGGTCAGACTGTCCTCTCAAGGCCCCTCAGTCAAGGGCAGAGAGGAGGGATGACCCCACCCAAGCAAATGATGCCTCAGCAAGGCCAGGGGGTGATGCATGGGCAGGGTCAGATGGTTGGAGGCCAAGGGCATCAGGCCATGCtcctacaacaacaacagcaacagcagcaacaacagcaacaacagaacTCCATGATGGAGCAAATGGTTGCCAACCAGATGCAAGGCAACAAGCAGGCATTTGGAGGCAAGATTCCAGCTGGGGTCATGCCTGGCCAGATGATGCGTGGCCCTGCTCCAAATGTTCAAGGTAACATGGCTCAATTCCAGGGCCAAGTTGGCCCTCAGCAGCTGACtccacaacagcagcagcaaatggCTCAACTTCAACAACAGCAGttacaacagcagcaacagcaccagctgcaacaacagcagttacagcagcaacaacaacagcaacaccaGCAGATGAACCAGCAACAGCCCCAGCAGGTTCCAATCGCTGGCAATCCTAATCAAGCCATCGGCATGCATGGGCAACAAATGAGGCTCCCCGCTGGTCATCCTCTTATCCAACAACAGttgcaacagcagcagttacagcagcagaaacaacagcaacaggccatgttgcagcagcagcagcaacaacaacaacaacaacaacaacaggcagCTCAACAACAACAGGCAGCTCAACAACACCCACATCCTTTGGGGGATCCTAATAGTGGCACAGGGGACCTGGGGGTCCAACAGATGGTCCCTGATATGCAGGCACAGCAGCAAGGCATGATGGGAGGCCCTCAGCACATGCAGATGGGAAATGGCCACTTTGCAGGTCATGGCATGAACTTTAACTCACAGTTCCCAGGTCAGATGCAGATGGGGGGACCCTGTGTACAGCCAGGGGGCTTTCCCGTCAGCAAGGATGTAACACTGACTAGCCCACTGCTGGTCAACCTGCTGCAGAGTGATATCTCAGCCAGCCAGTTTGGGCCTGGAGGAAAACAGGGAGCAGGCGGGGCCAATCAAGCCAAACCCAAAAAGAAGAAACCTGCACGAAAGAAGAAGCCCAAAGAGGGAGATGGACAACAGCAAGTAGAGGGACTTGG tggtCTTGATGTGACTGCTGGCATGGAGGATTCTGAACTGCCAAATCTGGGTGGTGAACAGAGTTTGGGCTTAGACAACTCAAGCCAGAAACTCCCAGATTTTGCCAACAGGCCTGCAG GCTTTCCTGGCCAACCTGGAGACCAGAGAGTGTTGCAGCAGGTACCCATGCAGTTtatgcagcaacaacaacaacaacaacaacagcagcagcagcaacaacag cagcaacaacagcaacaacaaatgcagcacatgcaacagcagcagatacaacaacaacaacaacaacaacaacaacaaatgcagcagcagcagcagatacaacaacaaatgcaacagcaacaaatgcaacagcaacagcagcaacaattacaacaacaacaacagcagcagcagcagcaacagcagatgcagcaacagcagcagatgCAACAGATGCAGATGCAGGGTCTCCAGAATGCTCCAGGGCAGCAGGGGATGACAGGGCCGCAAACACCAGGTCAAGGCCAGCCTCAGATGCACCCgcatcagctgcagcagcagcaaactcAACAGCCACACCTGCAACAGCAG CAACAAcagcagatgatgatgatgctgaagATACAGCAGGAGCAGGCAAAGAATCGCATGTCCATACCTCCAGGAGGGCAGCTTCCTCCTCGGGGCATGGGCAATCCGCCCGAGGTGCAGAGGCTTCCAGTGTCACAACAAGGCAACGTGCCTGTAATGATCAGCCTTCAGGGGCATGGAGGGGTACCGCCGTCACCTGACAAAGCCAGAGGGATGCCCCTGATGGTGAACCCACAG CTTGCAGGTGCTGCACGAAGAATGTCCCATCCTGATGTAGGGCAGGGCCCTCAAGGCACTGGATCTGAGGAGGCCTCTGCCGGGGCCCACTTGAAGCAGGACAGACCTGGTGGCCCAGAAACTGGGGTGCAGCCTGGTAATGGGACCCAACAGATGATGGCTAACCAGGGCACCAACACTCATATGATGAAGCAAGGTCCTGGTCCATCACCAATGCCCCAACACACCGGAGCCAGCCCCCAGCAACAGTTACCTAGTCAGCCTCAGCAAGGAGGCCCCATGTCTGGCCTTCATTTCCCCAATGTCCCCACAACCTCACAGAGCTCCAGGCCCAAAACCCCCAACAGAGCTAGCCCCAGGCCGTACCACCATCCCCTCACCCCAACTAATCGTCCACCCAGTACTGAGCCCTCCGAAATCAACCTCTCACCCGAGAGGCTAAATGCCTCCATTGCAGGGCTGTTTCCTCCTAAAATCAACATTCCTTTACCTCCCAGGCAGCCTAACCTAAACAGGGGATTTGATCAGCAAGGTCTTAACCCAACAACTCTGAAAGCCATTGGGCAGGCCCCTCCTAGCTTAACTTTAccaggcaacaacaacaatggcagtgTGGGTGGAAGTAACACTAACAACAGTCAACAGCCTTTCCCtacaggagcaggaggagcaggcgCTAAACAAGACAAGCAGCCTGGAGGGCAGGGTAAGAGGGCAAGTCCTAGCAATAGTCGGAGGTCAAGTCCAGCCTCTAGCCGCAAGTCAGCCACCCCAAGTCCAGGGAGACAAAAAGGGACAAAGATGGCCATCAGCTGCCCTCCCCCCCAGCAGCAATTGGTCAACCCTCAAGGGCAAACCATGATGCTAAGCCCCACATCAGTACCGCCAAGTCCAGTATCTATTCCTTCACAAGTAAATGTGGGCATGGAGACACAGCAGACCCAGTGCCCCTTCCACGGGATGCAAGGTAACCCTGCTGAGGGAGTCAGGGAAAGTCAGGGAATAATGACAGCAGAGCAGCGACAGATGCCTCAGCCTCAACCCCAACCACAGCCATTGAGGGAGTTATCAGCTCCCAGAATGGCAAGTCCTCGTTTCCCTGTGCCTCAGCAGCCCAAACCTGAATTGGAATTGCAGGCCGGCACAGTTGATAGGCACCCAGCACACACAACAGCTATGCAGGACTCCGAGGCCTCGCCTTCTCTCAGGGCAGCTCCAACCTCCCTCAACCAGTTACTGGATAACTCGGGTATCCCTAACATGCCTCATCGGCCCATACAGAGTAATACTGGTAGGGATGTCATGGGAAAGGACAGCCCCAAGTCTGCTTTGGAGCCAGAGAGAGCACTCCACAGTAATCCCCAGAGTACAGACatgtctgctgctgttgctaCCACTGCCACTGTAAATGAATCGGAAGCTAAACCCAAACCTGCTGTCCTAATCCCTACCAGCAGTTCTAATTTGCAGCCTGTGTCAATTTCCAGCTCGCACCCTAGCACTAACTTGACCTCCAATATTATCCCCAACCTTAGCCAGAATCCTGTCGTCAGTCCTGACAAATCCCGTGTCAGTCCCAGTCCGAATGTAAACCCAACACCTTCCCTCTGCCCCACTCTCAGTACTAACACTAATGCCACCACAAGTGTAAGCCCCAACCAAGTCACTTCCAGTCAAAGCAGTCCTGTTTCAGTTGTTAGTACCAGTTCTAACTCCAGCTCTGCTCTAAACCCTGCCACCTCTTCCCTAAAACCAAGCCCCAGTCCTAAACCTGTGACAAGTGTTCACTCAGTTATACAGATCCCTGCCTCTTCTAGCACAATTTCCCCCAACCAGATCACTGTATTTGTCACCTCTAACCCCATCACCTCTGCCCCTACTCCTCAGGCACCCACATCTATGGTATCCACCATGGTGGCTGTCCCTAACAAGAACATTAGACCTCAGGACATCCGGCAGCAGGCCCCAGTCCCCCGACCTCCTCAGTTTCTCACCACCCCTGTATTTATCAACCCAATTTTCCAGGTCCCAGGTGCATCTGTGACTCCCAATACCACTATGGTATCACAGTCAGTCACCATGGTTGGGCCTATACAAGTGTCCACTACAAACATCCAACTTTCTCCTGCCCCAAGCTCCACCCAGTCCTCAGGGACTAACATGACCAGTGCTCAGCCTGTCAGAAGTGCTGTTGGACAGATCCAGCTTGCCACTAGCGTGTCCTCATCAGTCCCAGTTGGAACTCCCCCAGCTCCTCAGCAAATTAACCCAGGGGCTCCCAAAACAGAAAATCTAGGTGAGACCAGTTCTGCTCAGAAACCTAGTCCCCCAGTCCAGCAGCCATCTCCCCATCCAAGCCCTGCAACATCATCTCCCTTTCAGCCACCCCTAGCttcacctcctctctgctctaGCCCTGGAGCCGCTAACACCATTCGAAAGAGTCCCATGTCTCCATCTCCCACTGCCCAAGTGAAAAGTAAATCCGCACAGCCTGCTGCAGTTGTTTCTGGTCCAACTGATTCCCAGCAGAGTCCTGCAGAAAGGCCTACGCAGGGGCCCACTGGGGCTGTGCCTCAACAGGTCTTTCATCCTCCTGCTAATCCTGCCATTCAGATTGACGCACTAGCTCCCcatactactactgctactgctgcttcaaACAACATCACTTCACCTGCTGCCTCCTCTCCAATCCCAGTCCCTGGCCAAGTGGCTGTTCCTACTCAGATTGTTACTCAGGCTCCAGTGCCTGCACCAGTTGCAGTCTCTAGCCAGGCCCAGGCTGTAACCTCTCAATCTCCTGTTGTCACTGTAGTTGGTGCTACCACTGGTGTCTCCTCTGCTACTTTGCCCTCTACGGTTGCTCCTATACAAAGTCCTGTACCGTCCATTGTTTCAATTGTTGCTGGATCTGGATCTGCTCTGGAGGTTACCCCAACCACATCCTCTCCTGTTGCTAACCCCAACGGAGTTCCACAAGTTCAGTCGGACCCCCCGGCTACAGAGAACCCCATGCCACCAACTGCTGCATCTGCTGAAACCACTCAGACCACCCCAG CACCTATTCAACAAGAAGTCCCACAGTCCCAGGAACCTGCTGCCAGTGAGAAGACAG GTGAAGAGGTCTCGACAGGTTCCGAGCAAGG ATGggcaaagaaaagaaagacgCCCATCAACTTAGTCCCAAG GGCGGCTGTGGAGAAGCCCAAGGGACCGAGCAGACGCAGCTCCCGGGCagagaaggaggtggaggaggagccaGTAGCAGACAGCGGCATTAGGAAGAGATCAGCAAGGCCTGGAACCAGTGCTGCTGTGAAAG AAACTGGAGCCAGCCCCACCCAGGCCAAACGAAGGAAGTCTAAATAG